From the genome of Nomia melanderi isolate GNS246 chromosome 14, iyNomMela1, whole genome shotgun sequence, one region includes:
- the LOC116427098 gene encoding NAD kinase isoform X9 produces the protein MEMVRDKPRRRSVSEMLDWRCMARNKGATGADEAGTDVPFVEDYDKDPEMRRRKRSGTWPRTRSLNAPSPIQQFGPCGRIMKNSAMVMTIQDPASQRLTWYKPPLTVLVIKKVRDSSVLPPFVQLVTWLIEEKRMVVFVEASVLEDPALARDPRFEGVRDRLQTFRDGTDDLQDRIDFIVCLGGDGTLLYASLLFQQSVPPVMAFHLGSLGFLTPFEFDNFQEQVTNVLEGHAALTLRSRLRCIIMRKGEEGKPAKPPTNLLVLNEVVVDRGPSPYLSNIDLFIDGKHVTSVQGDGLIVSTPTGSTAYAVAAGASMIHPSVPAIMITPICPHSLSFRPIVVPAGVELKFEGDHVHIPGAQHLRGRPNHRLVRLAC, from the exons ATGGAAATGGTGAGGGACAAACCACGACGGCGAAGCGTGAGCGAGATGCTCGACTGGAGGTGCATGGCCAGGAATAAAGGAGCAACCGGCGCGGACGAGGCCGGCACCGACGTGCCCTTCGTCGAAGATTACGACAAGGACCCGGAAATGCGCCGCCGGAAACGTTCCGGTACATGGCC GAGAACGCGAAGCCTGAACGCGCCCAGTCCCATTCAGCAGTTCGGCCCGTGCGGGCGTATTATGAAAAATTCCGCGATGGTCAT GACCATACAGGACCCAGCCTCCCAGAGGTTGACGTGGTACAAGCCGCCGCTCACTGTCCTGGTCATCAAGAAGGTCCGTGATTCGTCGGTGTTGCCGCCGTTCGTCCAATTAGTCACATGGCTGATCGAG GAGAAACGGATGGTGGTGTTCGTCGAGGCGTCTGTTCTGGAGGATCCTGCGCTTGCTAGGGACCCTAGGTTCGAGGGGGTCCGGGACAGGCTGCAGACGTTCAGGGACGGTACCGATGACCTGCAG GATCGCATCGACTTCATCGTCTGTCTGGGAGGCGATGGAACCCTTCTTTATGCGAGCCTGCTCTTCCAGCAATCGGTACCGCCCGTGATGGCGTTCCATCTGGGCTCGTTGGGATTCCTCACACCCTTCGAGTTCGACAATTTTCAGGAACAAGTGACTAACGTCTTAGAGG GTCACGCGGCCTTGACCCTGAGGAGTCGTCTGAGATGTATCATCATGCGGAAAGGAGAGGAGGGCAAACCGGCCAAACCGCCGACGAATCTGCTGGTGCTGAACGAGGTCGTGGTCGATCGCGGTCCTTCCCCATACCTCTCGAATATCGACCTCTTCATCGACGGGAAACACGTGACCAGCGTGCAGGGTGACGGCCTGATCGTGAGCACGCCGACCGGGTCGACGGCGTACGCCGTCGCGGCCGGGGCCAGCATGATTCATCCCTCGGTACCTGCCATCATGATCACGCCGATCTGCCCTCACTCATTGTCCTTCAGGCCGATCGTCGTGCCCGCCGGCGTCGAGCTGAAG TTTGAGGGTGACCACGTCCATATACCCGGTGCCCAGCATCTGCGCGGCCGACCAAATCACCGACTGGTTCGACTCGCTTGCTGA
- the LOC116427098 gene encoding NAD kinase isoform X4, whose product MTDQVSPLLDVRSNGHHDACTNDVDGPIKSSMENVLRNRVLRRTRSLNAPSPIQQFGPCGRIMKNSAMVMTIQDPASQRLTWYKPPLTVLVIKKVRDSSVLPPFVQLVTWLIEEKRMVVFVEASVLEDPALARDPRFEGVRDRLQTFRDGTDDLQDRIDFIVCLGGDGTLLYASLLFQQSVPPVMAFHLGSLGFLTPFEFDNFQEQVTNVLEGHAALTLRSRLRCIIMRKGEEGKPAKPPTNLLVLNEVVVDRGPSPYLSNIDLFIDGKHVTSVQGDGLIVSTPTGSTAYAVAAGASMIHPSVPAIMITPICPHSLSFRPIVVPAGVELKISVSPDSRNTSWVSFDGRNRQELFHGDSLRVTTSIYPVPSICAADQITDWFDSLAECLHWNVRKKQKHLDELSDLTHSSSNDTLDSLDRDS is encoded by the exons ATGACTGACCAAGTGTCGCCGTTGCTGGACGTACGAAGCAACGGGCACCACGACGCCTGCACGAATGACGTCGACGGACCGATCAAGTCGTCGATGGAGAATGTTCTGCGGAACAGAGTGCTCAG GAGAACGCGAAGCCTGAACGCGCCCAGTCCCATTCAGCAGTTCGGCCCGTGCGGGCGTATTATGAAAAATTCCGCGATGGTCAT GACCATACAGGACCCAGCCTCCCAGAGGTTGACGTGGTACAAGCCGCCGCTCACTGTCCTGGTCATCAAGAAGGTCCGTGATTCGTCGGTGTTGCCGCCGTTCGTCCAATTAGTCACATGGCTGATCGAG GAGAAACGGATGGTGGTGTTCGTCGAGGCGTCTGTTCTGGAGGATCCTGCGCTTGCTAGGGACCCTAGGTTCGAGGGGGTCCGGGACAGGCTGCAGACGTTCAGGGACGGTACCGATGACCTGCAG GATCGCATCGACTTCATCGTCTGTCTGGGAGGCGATGGAACCCTTCTTTATGCGAGCCTGCTCTTCCAGCAATCGGTACCGCCCGTGATGGCGTTCCATCTGGGCTCGTTGGGATTCCTCACACCCTTCGAGTTCGACAATTTTCAGGAACAAGTGACTAACGTCTTAGAGG GTCACGCGGCCTTGACCCTGAGGAGTCGTCTGAGATGTATCATCATGCGGAAAGGAGAGGAGGGCAAACCGGCCAAACCGCCGACGAATCTGCTGGTGCTGAACGAGGTCGTGGTCGATCGCGGTCCTTCCCCATACCTCTCGAATATCGACCTCTTCATCGACGGGAAACACGTGACCAGCGTGCAGGGTGACGGCCTGATCGTGAGCACGCCGACCGGGTCGACGGCGTACGCCGTCGCGGCCGGGGCCAGCATGATTCATCCCTCGGTACCTGCCATCATGATCACGCCGATCTGCCCTCACTCATTGTCCTTCAGGCCGATCGTCGTGCCCGCCGGCGTCGAGCTGAAG ATCTCTGTTTCACCGGACAGCAGGAACACCTCGTGGGTGTCCTTCGACGGTAGAAATAGACAGGAGCTCTTCCACGGCGACAG TTTGAGGGTGACCACGTCCATATACCCGGTGCCCAGCATCTGCGCGGCCGACCAAATCACCGACTGGTTCGACTCGCTTGCTGAGTGTCTCCATTGGAACGTCCGGAAAAAACAGAAACACCTGGACGAGCTGAGCGATCTCACTCACTCGTCCAGCAACGATACGCTGGACTCGTTGGACCGCGACAGCTAG
- the LOC116427098 gene encoding NAD kinase isoform X10 produces MVGTVRTIQDPASQRLTWYKPPLTVLVIKKVRDSSVLPPFVQLVTWLIEEKRMVVFVEASVLEDPALARDPRFEGVRDRLQTFRDGTDDLQDRIDFIVCLGGDGTLLYASLLFQQSVPPVMAFHLGSLGFLTPFEFDNFQEQVTNVLEGHAALTLRSRLRCIIMRKGEEGKPAKPPTNLLVLNEVVVDRGPSPYLSNIDLFIDGKHVTSVQGDGLIVSTPTGSTAYAVAAGASMIHPSVPAIMITPICPHSLSFRPIVVPAGVELKISVSPDSRNTSWVSFDGRNRQELFHGDSLRVTTSIYPVPSICAADQITDWFDSLAECLHWNVRKKQKHLDELSDLTHSSSNDTLDSLDRDS; encoded by the exons ATGGTTGGAACTGTCAG GACCATACAGGACCCAGCCTCCCAGAGGTTGACGTGGTACAAGCCGCCGCTCACTGTCCTGGTCATCAAGAAGGTCCGTGATTCGTCGGTGTTGCCGCCGTTCGTCCAATTAGTCACATGGCTGATCGAG GAGAAACGGATGGTGGTGTTCGTCGAGGCGTCTGTTCTGGAGGATCCTGCGCTTGCTAGGGACCCTAGGTTCGAGGGGGTCCGGGACAGGCTGCAGACGTTCAGGGACGGTACCGATGACCTGCAG GATCGCATCGACTTCATCGTCTGTCTGGGAGGCGATGGAACCCTTCTTTATGCGAGCCTGCTCTTCCAGCAATCGGTACCGCCCGTGATGGCGTTCCATCTGGGCTCGTTGGGATTCCTCACACCCTTCGAGTTCGACAATTTTCAGGAACAAGTGACTAACGTCTTAGAGG GTCACGCGGCCTTGACCCTGAGGAGTCGTCTGAGATGTATCATCATGCGGAAAGGAGAGGAGGGCAAACCGGCCAAACCGCCGACGAATCTGCTGGTGCTGAACGAGGTCGTGGTCGATCGCGGTCCTTCCCCATACCTCTCGAATATCGACCTCTTCATCGACGGGAAACACGTGACCAGCGTGCAGGGTGACGGCCTGATCGTGAGCACGCCGACCGGGTCGACGGCGTACGCCGTCGCGGCCGGGGCCAGCATGATTCATCCCTCGGTACCTGCCATCATGATCACGCCGATCTGCCCTCACTCATTGTCCTTCAGGCCGATCGTCGTGCCCGCCGGCGTCGAGCTGAAG ATCTCTGTTTCACCGGACAGCAGGAACACCTCGTGGGTGTCCTTCGACGGTAGAAATAGACAGGAGCTCTTCCACGGCGACAG TTTGAGGGTGACCACGTCCATATACCCGGTGCCCAGCATCTGCGCGGCCGACCAAATCACCGACTGGTTCGACTCGCTTGCTGAGTGTCTCCATTGGAACGTCCGGAAAAAACAGAAACACCTGGACGAGCTGAGCGATCTCACTCACTCGTCCAGCAACGATACGCTGGACTCGTTGGACCGCGACAGCTAG
- the LOC116427098 gene encoding NAD kinase isoform X6 — MKNSAMVMTIQDPASQRLTWYKPPLTVLVIKKVRDSSVLPPFVQLVTWLIEEKRMVVFVEASVLEDPALARDPRFEGVRDRLQTFRDGTDDLQDRIDFIVCLGGDGTLLYASLLFQQSVPPVMAFHLGSLGFLTPFEFDNFQEQVTNVLEGHAALTLRSRLRCIIMRKGEEGKPAKPPTNLLVLNEVVVDRGPSPYLSNIDLFIDGKHVTSVQGDGLIVSTPTGSTAYAVAAGASMIHPSVPAIMITPICPHSLSFRPIVVPAGVELKISVSPDSRNTSWVSFDGRNRQELFHGDSLRVTTSIYPVPSICAADQITDWFDSLAECLHWNVRKKQKHLDELSDLTHSSSNDTLDSLDRDS, encoded by the exons ATGAAAAATTCCGCGATGGTCAT GACCATACAGGACCCAGCCTCCCAGAGGTTGACGTGGTACAAGCCGCCGCTCACTGTCCTGGTCATCAAGAAGGTCCGTGATTCGTCGGTGTTGCCGCCGTTCGTCCAATTAGTCACATGGCTGATCGAG GAGAAACGGATGGTGGTGTTCGTCGAGGCGTCTGTTCTGGAGGATCCTGCGCTTGCTAGGGACCCTAGGTTCGAGGGGGTCCGGGACAGGCTGCAGACGTTCAGGGACGGTACCGATGACCTGCAG GATCGCATCGACTTCATCGTCTGTCTGGGAGGCGATGGAACCCTTCTTTATGCGAGCCTGCTCTTCCAGCAATCGGTACCGCCCGTGATGGCGTTCCATCTGGGCTCGTTGGGATTCCTCACACCCTTCGAGTTCGACAATTTTCAGGAACAAGTGACTAACGTCTTAGAGG GTCACGCGGCCTTGACCCTGAGGAGTCGTCTGAGATGTATCATCATGCGGAAAGGAGAGGAGGGCAAACCGGCCAAACCGCCGACGAATCTGCTGGTGCTGAACGAGGTCGTGGTCGATCGCGGTCCTTCCCCATACCTCTCGAATATCGACCTCTTCATCGACGGGAAACACGTGACCAGCGTGCAGGGTGACGGCCTGATCGTGAGCACGCCGACCGGGTCGACGGCGTACGCCGTCGCGGCCGGGGCCAGCATGATTCATCCCTCGGTACCTGCCATCATGATCACGCCGATCTGCCCTCACTCATTGTCCTTCAGGCCGATCGTCGTGCCCGCCGGCGTCGAGCTGAAG ATCTCTGTTTCACCGGACAGCAGGAACACCTCGTGGGTGTCCTTCGACGGTAGAAATAGACAGGAGCTCTTCCACGGCGACAG TTTGAGGGTGACCACGTCCATATACCCGGTGCCCAGCATCTGCGCGGCCGACCAAATCACCGACTGGTTCGACTCGCTTGCTGAGTGTCTCCATTGGAACGTCCGGAAAAAACAGAAACACCTGGACGAGCTGAGCGATCTCACTCACTCGTCCAGCAACGATACGCTGGACTCGTTGGACCGCGACAGCTAG
- the LOC116427098 gene encoding NAD kinase isoform X8 produces MDEDELRRTRSLNAPSPIQQFGPCGRIMKNSAMVMTIQDPASQRLTWYKPPLTVLVIKKVRDSSVLPPFVQLVTWLIEEKRMVVFVEASVLEDPALARDPRFEGVRDRLQTFRDGTDDLQDRIDFIVCLGGDGTLLYASLLFQQSVPPVMAFHLGSLGFLTPFEFDNFQEQVTNVLEGHAALTLRSRLRCIIMRKGEEGKPAKPPTNLLVLNEVVVDRGPSPYLSNIDLFIDGKHVTSVQGDGLIVSTPTGSTAYAVAAGASMIHPSVPAIMITPICPHSLSFRPIVVPAGVELKISVSPDSRNTSWVSFDGRNRQELFHGDSLRVTTSIYPVPSICAADQITDWFDSLAECLHWNVRKKQKHLDELSDLTHSSSNDTLDSLDRDS; encoded by the exons ATGGACGAGGATGAGTTAAG GAGAACGCGAAGCCTGAACGCGCCCAGTCCCATTCAGCAGTTCGGCCCGTGCGGGCGTATTATGAAAAATTCCGCGATGGTCAT GACCATACAGGACCCAGCCTCCCAGAGGTTGACGTGGTACAAGCCGCCGCTCACTGTCCTGGTCATCAAGAAGGTCCGTGATTCGTCGGTGTTGCCGCCGTTCGTCCAATTAGTCACATGGCTGATCGAG GAGAAACGGATGGTGGTGTTCGTCGAGGCGTCTGTTCTGGAGGATCCTGCGCTTGCTAGGGACCCTAGGTTCGAGGGGGTCCGGGACAGGCTGCAGACGTTCAGGGACGGTACCGATGACCTGCAG GATCGCATCGACTTCATCGTCTGTCTGGGAGGCGATGGAACCCTTCTTTATGCGAGCCTGCTCTTCCAGCAATCGGTACCGCCCGTGATGGCGTTCCATCTGGGCTCGTTGGGATTCCTCACACCCTTCGAGTTCGACAATTTTCAGGAACAAGTGACTAACGTCTTAGAGG GTCACGCGGCCTTGACCCTGAGGAGTCGTCTGAGATGTATCATCATGCGGAAAGGAGAGGAGGGCAAACCGGCCAAACCGCCGACGAATCTGCTGGTGCTGAACGAGGTCGTGGTCGATCGCGGTCCTTCCCCATACCTCTCGAATATCGACCTCTTCATCGACGGGAAACACGTGACCAGCGTGCAGGGTGACGGCCTGATCGTGAGCACGCCGACCGGGTCGACGGCGTACGCCGTCGCGGCCGGGGCCAGCATGATTCATCCCTCGGTACCTGCCATCATGATCACGCCGATCTGCCCTCACTCATTGTCCTTCAGGCCGATCGTCGTGCCCGCCGGCGTCGAGCTGAAG ATCTCTGTTTCACCGGACAGCAGGAACACCTCGTGGGTGTCCTTCGACGGTAGAAATAGACAGGAGCTCTTCCACGGCGACAG TTTGAGGGTGACCACGTCCATATACCCGGTGCCCAGCATCTGCGCGGCCGACCAAATCACCGACTGGTTCGACTCGCTTGCTGAGTGTCTCCATTGGAACGTCCGGAAAAAACAGAAACACCTGGACGAGCTGAGCGATCTCACTCACTCGTCCAGCAACGATACGCTGGACTCGTTGGACCGCGACAGCTAG
- the LOC116427098 gene encoding NAD kinase isoform X1, whose translation MEMVRDKPRRRSVSEMLDWRCMARNKGATGADEAGTDVPFVEDYDKDPEMRRRKRSGTWPRTRSLNAPSPIQQFGPCGRIMKNSAMVMTIQDPASQRLTWYKPPLTVLVIKKVRDSSVLPPFVQLVTWLIEEKRMVVFVEASVLEDPALARDPRFEGVRDRLQTFRDGTDDLQDRIDFIVCLGGDGTLLYASLLFQQSVPPVMAFHLGSLGFLTPFEFDNFQEQVTNVLEGHAALTLRSRLRCIIMRKGEEGKPAKPPTNLLVLNEVVVDRGPSPYLSNIDLFIDGKHVTSVQGDGLIVSTPTGSTAYAVAAGASMIHPSVPAIMITPICPHSLSFRPIVVPAGVELKISVSPDSRNTSWVSFDGRNRQELFHGDSLRVTTSIYPVPSICAADQITDWFDSLAECLHWNVRKKQKHLDELSDLTHSSSNDTLDSLDRDS comes from the exons ATGGAAATGGTGAGGGACAAACCACGACGGCGAAGCGTGAGCGAGATGCTCGACTGGAGGTGCATGGCCAGGAATAAAGGAGCAACCGGCGCGGACGAGGCCGGCACCGACGTGCCCTTCGTCGAAGATTACGACAAGGACCCGGAAATGCGCCGCCGGAAACGTTCCGGTACATGGCC GAGAACGCGAAGCCTGAACGCGCCCAGTCCCATTCAGCAGTTCGGCCCGTGCGGGCGTATTATGAAAAATTCCGCGATGGTCAT GACCATACAGGACCCAGCCTCCCAGAGGTTGACGTGGTACAAGCCGCCGCTCACTGTCCTGGTCATCAAGAAGGTCCGTGATTCGTCGGTGTTGCCGCCGTTCGTCCAATTAGTCACATGGCTGATCGAG GAGAAACGGATGGTGGTGTTCGTCGAGGCGTCTGTTCTGGAGGATCCTGCGCTTGCTAGGGACCCTAGGTTCGAGGGGGTCCGGGACAGGCTGCAGACGTTCAGGGACGGTACCGATGACCTGCAG GATCGCATCGACTTCATCGTCTGTCTGGGAGGCGATGGAACCCTTCTTTATGCGAGCCTGCTCTTCCAGCAATCGGTACCGCCCGTGATGGCGTTCCATCTGGGCTCGTTGGGATTCCTCACACCCTTCGAGTTCGACAATTTTCAGGAACAAGTGACTAACGTCTTAGAGG GTCACGCGGCCTTGACCCTGAGGAGTCGTCTGAGATGTATCATCATGCGGAAAGGAGAGGAGGGCAAACCGGCCAAACCGCCGACGAATCTGCTGGTGCTGAACGAGGTCGTGGTCGATCGCGGTCCTTCCCCATACCTCTCGAATATCGACCTCTTCATCGACGGGAAACACGTGACCAGCGTGCAGGGTGACGGCCTGATCGTGAGCACGCCGACCGGGTCGACGGCGTACGCCGTCGCGGCCGGGGCCAGCATGATTCATCCCTCGGTACCTGCCATCATGATCACGCCGATCTGCCCTCACTCATTGTCCTTCAGGCCGATCGTCGTGCCCGCCGGCGTCGAGCTGAAG ATCTCTGTTTCACCGGACAGCAGGAACACCTCGTGGGTGTCCTTCGACGGTAGAAATAGACAGGAGCTCTTCCACGGCGACAG TTTGAGGGTGACCACGTCCATATACCCGGTGCCCAGCATCTGCGCGGCCGACCAAATCACCGACTGGTTCGACTCGCTTGCTGAGTGTCTCCATTGGAACGTCCGGAAAAAACAGAAACACCTGGACGAGCTGAGCGATCTCACTCACTCGTCCAGCAACGATACGCTGGACTCGTTGGACCGCGACAGCTAG
- the LOC116427098 gene encoding NAD kinase isoform X2, with amino-acid sequence MEMVRDKPRRRSVSEMLDWRCMARNKGATGADEAGTDVPFVEDYDKDPEMRRRKRSGTWPRTRSLNAPSPIQQFGPCGRIMKNSAMVMTIQDPASQRLTWYKPPLTVLVIKKVRDSSVLPPFVQLVTWLIEEKRMVVFVEASVLEDPALARDPRFEGVRDRLQTFRDGTDDLQDRIDFIVCLGGDGTLLYASLLFQQSVPPVMAFHLGSLGFLTPFEFDNFQEQVTNVLEGHAALTLRSRLRCIIMRKGEEGKPAKPPTNLLVLNEVVVDRGPSPYLSNIDLFIDGKHVTSVQGDGLIVSTPTGSTAYAVAAGASMIHPSVPAIMITPICPHSLSFRPIVVPAGVELKIMANSKARSTAYVSFDGRNQQELRVGDSLRVTTSIYPVPSICAADQITDWFDSLAECLHWNVRKKQKHLDELSDLTHSSSNDTLDSLDRDS; translated from the exons ATGGAAATGGTGAGGGACAAACCACGACGGCGAAGCGTGAGCGAGATGCTCGACTGGAGGTGCATGGCCAGGAATAAAGGAGCAACCGGCGCGGACGAGGCCGGCACCGACGTGCCCTTCGTCGAAGATTACGACAAGGACCCGGAAATGCGCCGCCGGAAACGTTCCGGTACATGGCC GAGAACGCGAAGCCTGAACGCGCCCAGTCCCATTCAGCAGTTCGGCCCGTGCGGGCGTATTATGAAAAATTCCGCGATGGTCAT GACCATACAGGACCCAGCCTCCCAGAGGTTGACGTGGTACAAGCCGCCGCTCACTGTCCTGGTCATCAAGAAGGTCCGTGATTCGTCGGTGTTGCCGCCGTTCGTCCAATTAGTCACATGGCTGATCGAG GAGAAACGGATGGTGGTGTTCGTCGAGGCGTCTGTTCTGGAGGATCCTGCGCTTGCTAGGGACCCTAGGTTCGAGGGGGTCCGGGACAGGCTGCAGACGTTCAGGGACGGTACCGATGACCTGCAG GATCGCATCGACTTCATCGTCTGTCTGGGAGGCGATGGAACCCTTCTTTATGCGAGCCTGCTCTTCCAGCAATCGGTACCGCCCGTGATGGCGTTCCATCTGGGCTCGTTGGGATTCCTCACACCCTTCGAGTTCGACAATTTTCAGGAACAAGTGACTAACGTCTTAGAGG GTCACGCGGCCTTGACCCTGAGGAGTCGTCTGAGATGTATCATCATGCGGAAAGGAGAGGAGGGCAAACCGGCCAAACCGCCGACGAATCTGCTGGTGCTGAACGAGGTCGTGGTCGATCGCGGTCCTTCCCCATACCTCTCGAATATCGACCTCTTCATCGACGGGAAACACGTGACCAGCGTGCAGGGTGACGGCCTGATCGTGAGCACGCCGACCGGGTCGACGGCGTACGCCGTCGCGGCCGGGGCCAGCATGATTCATCCCTCGGTACCTGCCATCATGATCACGCCGATCTGCCCTCACTCATTGTCCTTCAGGCCGATCGTCGTGCCCGCCGGCGTCGAGCTGAAG ATAATGGCAAACAGCAAGGCCCGTAGCACAGCTTACGTCTCCTTCGACGGTCGTAATCAGCAAGAGCTGCGCGTCGGGGATAG TTTGAGGGTGACCACGTCCATATACCCGGTGCCCAGCATCTGCGCGGCCGACCAAATCACCGACTGGTTCGACTCGCTTGCTGAGTGTCTCCATTGGAACGTCCGGAAAAAACAGAAACACCTGGACGAGCTGAGCGATCTCACTCACTCGTCCAGCAACGATACGCTGGACTCGTTGGACCGCGACAGCTAG
- the LOC116427098 gene encoding NAD kinase isoform X5 has translation MNERDLQLAKAIVDLQLEDTSSKKTAVSRMQDKQQTFRRTRSLNAPSPIQQFGPCGRIMKNSAMVMTIQDPASQRLTWYKPPLTVLVIKKVRDSSVLPPFVQLVTWLIEEKRMVVFVEASVLEDPALARDPRFEGVRDRLQTFRDGTDDLQDRIDFIVCLGGDGTLLYASLLFQQSVPPVMAFHLGSLGFLTPFEFDNFQEQVTNVLEGHAALTLRSRLRCIIMRKGEEGKPAKPPTNLLVLNEVVVDRGPSPYLSNIDLFIDGKHVTSVQGDGLIVSTPTGSTAYAVAAGASMIHPSVPAIMITPICPHSLSFRPIVVPAGVELKISVSPDSRNTSWVSFDGRNRQELFHGDSLRVTTSIYPVPSICAADQITDWFDSLAECLHWNVRKKQKHLDELSDLTHSSSNDTLDSLDRDS, from the exons GAGAACGCGAAGCCTGAACGCGCCCAGTCCCATTCAGCAGTTCGGCCCGTGCGGGCGTATTATGAAAAATTCCGCGATGGTCAT GACCATACAGGACCCAGCCTCCCAGAGGTTGACGTGGTACAAGCCGCCGCTCACTGTCCTGGTCATCAAGAAGGTCCGTGATTCGTCGGTGTTGCCGCCGTTCGTCCAATTAGTCACATGGCTGATCGAG GAGAAACGGATGGTGGTGTTCGTCGAGGCGTCTGTTCTGGAGGATCCTGCGCTTGCTAGGGACCCTAGGTTCGAGGGGGTCCGGGACAGGCTGCAGACGTTCAGGGACGGTACCGATGACCTGCAG GATCGCATCGACTTCATCGTCTGTCTGGGAGGCGATGGAACCCTTCTTTATGCGAGCCTGCTCTTCCAGCAATCGGTACCGCCCGTGATGGCGTTCCATCTGGGCTCGTTGGGATTCCTCACACCCTTCGAGTTCGACAATTTTCAGGAACAAGTGACTAACGTCTTAGAGG GTCACGCGGCCTTGACCCTGAGGAGTCGTCTGAGATGTATCATCATGCGGAAAGGAGAGGAGGGCAAACCGGCCAAACCGCCGACGAATCTGCTGGTGCTGAACGAGGTCGTGGTCGATCGCGGTCCTTCCCCATACCTCTCGAATATCGACCTCTTCATCGACGGGAAACACGTGACCAGCGTGCAGGGTGACGGCCTGATCGTGAGCACGCCGACCGGGTCGACGGCGTACGCCGTCGCGGCCGGGGCCAGCATGATTCATCCCTCGGTACCTGCCATCATGATCACGCCGATCTGCCCTCACTCATTGTCCTTCAGGCCGATCGTCGTGCCCGCCGGCGTCGAGCTGAAG ATCTCTGTTTCACCGGACAGCAGGAACACCTCGTGGGTGTCCTTCGACGGTAGAAATAGACAGGAGCTCTTCCACGGCGACAG TTTGAGGGTGACCACGTCCATATACCCGGTGCCCAGCATCTGCGCGGCCGACCAAATCACCGACTGGTTCGACTCGCTTGCTGAGTGTCTCCATTGGAACGTCCGGAAAAAACAGAAACACCTGGACGAGCTGAGCGATCTCACTCACTCGTCCAGCAACGATACGCTGGACTCGTTGGACCGCGACAGCTAG
- the LOC116427098 gene encoding NAD kinase isoform X7, giving the protein MQRGGSILGRAVLLKRNSGASRIIRRTRSLNAPSPIQQFGPCGRIMKNSAMVMTIQDPASQRLTWYKPPLTVLVIKKVRDSSVLPPFVQLVTWLIEEKRMVVFVEASVLEDPALARDPRFEGVRDRLQTFRDGTDDLQDRIDFIVCLGGDGTLLYASLLFQQSVPPVMAFHLGSLGFLTPFEFDNFQEQVTNVLEGHAALTLRSRLRCIIMRKGEEGKPAKPPTNLLVLNEVVVDRGPSPYLSNIDLFIDGKHVTSVQGDGLIVSTPTGSTAYAVAAGASMIHPSVPAIMITPICPHSLSFRPIVVPAGVELKISVSPDSRNTSWVSFDGRNRQELFHGDSLRVTTSIYPVPSICAADQITDWFDSLAECLHWNVRKKQKHLDELSDLTHSSSNDTLDSLDRDS; this is encoded by the exons GAGAACGCGAAGCCTGAACGCGCCCAGTCCCATTCAGCAGTTCGGCCCGTGCGGGCGTATTATGAAAAATTCCGCGATGGTCAT GACCATACAGGACCCAGCCTCCCAGAGGTTGACGTGGTACAAGCCGCCGCTCACTGTCCTGGTCATCAAGAAGGTCCGTGATTCGTCGGTGTTGCCGCCGTTCGTCCAATTAGTCACATGGCTGATCGAG GAGAAACGGATGGTGGTGTTCGTCGAGGCGTCTGTTCTGGAGGATCCTGCGCTTGCTAGGGACCCTAGGTTCGAGGGGGTCCGGGACAGGCTGCAGACGTTCAGGGACGGTACCGATGACCTGCAG GATCGCATCGACTTCATCGTCTGTCTGGGAGGCGATGGAACCCTTCTTTATGCGAGCCTGCTCTTCCAGCAATCGGTACCGCCCGTGATGGCGTTCCATCTGGGCTCGTTGGGATTCCTCACACCCTTCGAGTTCGACAATTTTCAGGAACAAGTGACTAACGTCTTAGAGG GTCACGCGGCCTTGACCCTGAGGAGTCGTCTGAGATGTATCATCATGCGGAAAGGAGAGGAGGGCAAACCGGCCAAACCGCCGACGAATCTGCTGGTGCTGAACGAGGTCGTGGTCGATCGCGGTCCTTCCCCATACCTCTCGAATATCGACCTCTTCATCGACGGGAAACACGTGACCAGCGTGCAGGGTGACGGCCTGATCGTGAGCACGCCGACCGGGTCGACGGCGTACGCCGTCGCGGCCGGGGCCAGCATGATTCATCCCTCGGTACCTGCCATCATGATCACGCCGATCTGCCCTCACTCATTGTCCTTCAGGCCGATCGTCGTGCCCGCCGGCGTCGAGCTGAAG ATCTCTGTTTCACCGGACAGCAGGAACACCTCGTGGGTGTCCTTCGACGGTAGAAATAGACAGGAGCTCTTCCACGGCGACAG TTTGAGGGTGACCACGTCCATATACCCGGTGCCCAGCATCTGCGCGGCCGACCAAATCACCGACTGGTTCGACTCGCTTGCTGAGTGTCTCCATTGGAACGTCCGGAAAAAACAGAAACACCTGGACGAGCTGAGCGATCTCACTCACTCGTCCAGCAACGATACGCTGGACTCGTTGGACCGCGACAGCTAG